The sequence AGTAAGCACCTCTGTACTAAAGTAATACAGTGACTTCCTATTTTATGCTAGGTAGAGGACTATCACAAAACTTCTATACTTGCAGACATTATTGCTACTCAACAAGAAAGTAAGAATTGGGAAAGTTAGGAAATCTGCCCAAGGTATAGCTGACTGAgttggaatttgaacccaagacTCCAAAGCCTTACTGCTTTCACTGTACCGCTGTTCCTCTGGAATAACTCACAGAGTCAAAACAATAAATCAGGGATATAACCTGTCAAACTTTCATTTTGTAAGTCTTTGCTcttgagaaagagacaaaaatttcAGAACTCTGCCCTAATTTGTCCATATCAACTTGTAGGGATATAGAgaaagatatattaaaatatttaataacaaattGTTAAGGCATCTCTCAATCCTAGtcagtatgcaaaaaaaaaattttaccaaATCTTAAATAGGTATGAAAATATTGCAGGCAGCCATTTGTAAATGAAACTTcaaaagagaagggaaatttCTACTGAAACTTAAGACTCACAACAAGCAAACATtcatcccatggactacagttcaAGTATTAAAGCTGCCATTAGAACCTGACCAGTAAGTTTTCACAATGGCTTacccagatttctcaggaggaagacttccagatgttaaaactCGTTCAAACAAAACTCGAGTATTATTGTCCTCtagaatattaaagaaaattttaaatattttttaaaaatttagttataTAATTCAACAAAGCATTATTTCATTGAATCCTCACAAAAATCTTAGGCAGAGGGGTCTAAGTATTATCACAACCAGTATTTATATATGAGGAAGCTTGAGGTTCAAAAACATGAAGTGAATTGATTCGGCTCATTGTTAACTGAGTAATGGACCTGGAACTAGAAGCCAGACCATACTAAATAAAAGGTACTGAATAGATGGAAGGGGTGGTGGATGAACGTGGATGATTTTAGACGATAATAATGCTGacagtgggctttcctggtggctcagcagtaaagaatccacttgcaatgcaggagacgtgggttcaatccctgggttgggaagatttcctggagaaggaaatggcaacccactccagtattcttgcctggagaattccatgaacagaggagcctgacgggctacagtccatggactcaaaagagtcagacatgacatggtgactaaacaacaacaacaatgctgaCATCAGATTCCATCCTCAATTTTACAGTAaaaaatattatacatactaGTAACTATtctaaaaaatgaagcaaaataatataaaactggTGAGGAACATTCATTTCATacaagaaatttctttttaattaaatgctcTACTGACTCACTTTCTGGAGTTAAGTCCTCTTCCAGAGAGCAGAATCACTAAGTTGAAATACAAAGTCatgttttaagttttattcttttctactaTTTAGGTAGACAGaatgttatatttttctaaaatatcattaaaatcatTAATATACACCTGTGATATCTAAGCTTACATCTAATTATTTACATgacataattttttatatttctttcttaaatcagtttttataccagatctttttttttttttaaaaccagatcATTTTTAGTCAAGAAGTTACATATCCTGGATTGTGGTGTGGTTAAGTTGACTAAatgagatatatacatacatatatgaattCTCTAGCCTTGTACCTGGTGTAAGGTAGGAACCCAATAAAGGATTGCCACCATTGTTATtacaacaaaatagaaaaataaagatgctCATAAACATAatgtttctttttgaaatctCTTCCCCAGTAGCCTCAAAGCATTTTACTCTATGACTTGGGCATCTTTGAGTTTTCATGGCTTGAGATTTGTGGCTTTATTCCTACTACTGTTGGGACTGTGCTGCAGAATTAAAGACCATTCTGCAGAGggaaaaattccaggaacataATTTCAAAGCATGACATTGATGGTTTAATATTAACCATTACAGATCTAGAATCTACTTACCATTGAGGTGAGAAAGATAGTCAATATAGGCCAGGACATACTCTGGAATGTCTCCATATTTCTTTAGCCCCAGCTCAAAAATCTTAAAGGCAACAGATTTGTCCTAGAAGTAAAGAAAGCAAAGTACTGATTTCCATCAGATAAGATACTCAATATTAAAACCACATTTAAATATGACTAAGTACATTAAGAATTAAAATGGATATTAAAATCATGTAAAAACTGCAGCACTAAATACCATTCAGGGGATTTAGATTCAGAAATATGGAATTTAATAAGGTATAAATCAGCAGGCAGAGGGGATATGAATGATGCTCCATGTAATTTTACACAGATACACTTAAGTCTCCTTTATGATACAGAAGAATTAAAGTTTAAAGACAGAAActaggattgcctttcttttaattaatttatctcAGATAAAGCAAATTATtctatctttatattttatttcaggacTTACCTTACTACAGTAATATTCCATGAGTGCTGCAGTAACATAGACATGGTGGCGGGTTCTGGTatcttctcttgcttttttaaatatcattcttcCAGATTTGATACCTTCAGCTCTTCTTGCAAATTTCATATATTGGATATATACCTATGCAAAAAAAGCATTTGTTTTCTATAGATTAGGTAGAATATGATGCCTATGGCATCTAATACAGGCTCACCATACTAACATACTAACATGTTTTGCTGTATAAGAATGCAATTTGAATACCCGAGAAATTGAAAAGTATCAATAAGATGACAGATACTGGACTATTTAAATCCATAAGCAATTTTTTTCTGGTATTAAAGATGcatgcaaattaattttttaaaattgagatataattcacacagcACAAAATTCACCCTTTAAATGTGTAACTCTGTGATTTTTAGTATAATCACAATGTTTTATAACCATTACAATCATCTAATTCCAAACATGCTAATTAAACCTTAAGaaggaataaaagtgaaaatactaGAAAATACTAAATTTTCTTGATTTATTGCTTTAAAAACCCACTACTTTATTTCCTAAAGGACATATAATGTAACTTCATTGATAAACTGAATCATTTTATACTTTGCACTAACAGAGTACCTAACACATAATAAGTATGCAATATTTATTTGATGAACAAAGGTCTCTGGACTATACACAGGATGACTATGAGTAGGCTCCTGATTGGCCCAGTTTTGATGATGCCAAACCTCGCTGCCCAGATGAATGAACTATGAGTTACTTGAGGAATGAAATTTAACTTATTTGTCATTATACTGCTGGAATCTAGCACAGTGCATAGCAGATGCAGGCTgccaaacaaattttaaaaagatgactaaATGCAAGCAGTGGAACCCCaaggtaaacaaacaaaaaaggaatagATTTGTAGTTGACTTGAGGCAGAGGGTCTAGAGCCCCATGCATTGGCCTGTCTGATTCCCCCCCACTGAGAGTTCCACTGCACTTTTACAAAAATAGTGGCTTTGAAAACCATTATTAGAGGGGACCTCCTTGGTGGTCTGGtggaagactttgccttccaatgcagagggtgtaggttcaatccctggtgggagagctaagatcccacatgccttacagccaaaaaaaaaaaaaaaacacaccaaaacataaaatagaagcaatattgtaacaagttcaataaagactttaaaaatggtccacattaaaaaaaaaaaagaaaagaaaaccactatTAGAGTAGAATTCAGGATTAAGTGAGTTCCTGTCCAACTGCTTCCCAGAATGTTGGTTTCTCTTGCCTCTatttacttaaaaagaaatatttattaagccaCAATTACATAGCATTGAAACTATGCTCACGAGGAAGGTGTTAGAAAAAGTCCCACTGCAGCTGTTTCATActtctgtactttaaaaaaaaataaagcaaagagtACCTTAGTAATTGTCAGGGATTGGGAGACAGGGAAGGGTTGACTATAGGGAATTTCTGTGGGGTGATTTAagtgttttgtattttaattgtgAAGGTTGTCCCATGACTATGTTATTAGTCAAGATTCATAGAACCAACAATTCAACAAAAACCGTAAATTTTactttaagtaaattaaaaaacttttttttatagaAGCAGACTGCAAAGGTGGAAAAGATTTGTAAAGTTACTTACCAAGGTGGGATCAATATCCTCAATTGCCAGAAGTCTATTATATATACTGTGAACTTTCTCATACTTCATGCGACTCTAAGATGGTAGAGAAGAAgtggatataaatatatactcaTAAACAAGCAGGATTTGAGCTCTGAGGAATCCAGAGGCTGCACCCCACAAAGGCACCTGCTTTGAGCATAAATATATAATGAGCTAAGGACTAACAACTGTTCATTTTGCATTATCTCTGTCTTCAAAAAGCAATATGCCTGGCAAAGAAGCAGCTAGGAAAAAAATTCAGGGCTGCACTAAAAAAATCCAATTATAAGAAAgttctaaatattttaacttaCCTCTTCATAATCTGCATATGCAAAATAAAGAAGCATATTCTTCTTTAATAAAGTGCTTATGGCTCTTTCATATATATTAGCAGCTTCATCACTAAATAATTTGGCATTATTCATATcctaggagagaaaaaagaaagctcacTTACAGTAATTTTAATGTAGCtcaaagagaataaaacacaGACTCATCATATGTATTTACCTATGGACACACATGCATTTACCTATGGACACACATGCATTTCTGGATTCTCAAAAAATTCCAAAGACTTCTTCcattattttaacataaaaaagaatCATGTAAGTACTCTAAGTGATTCATCactttaatacattaaaaaagagCCACTATATTTTAATTCTAAGATAGTCTAATCACATAAGAGGGTTGCTAAGATTCATAGTGACATAAGATTAAAGTTTTTAATTCTTATACATTATTACCAAAATTCAGTGTTATACTTTTAGTAAATTATTGCTATattgaagccatgaaaagaccaaaaagggggaaagaaatgaATACTCACCCCCTTCTCTGCTAACAGTTTACTAGATTGCTCAAGATATTGGGCAGCTTCATACCAAATATCAGGGTGATGGCCCAGCACCAGCAGGCACTGTTCATAAGCAAACATAACTAAGAGAAGACATTTGCAACATTCAATTagaataaacattatttaaaaaactatacaTATAAGCATTACAACTAAATTTTTAGGCTAAGACAGGGCCCTCAATAATGAAtgataattagaaataaaaaactttagtGATAATTATCATCTACCCAAACCcattcatttatcatttattaaattaatatttattgagtacaaaCTATATGCTAAGGAATGTGAAAGACACTATGAATATACCAGTGACTAAGACTTCCTATATTCAAGAAGTCTGCAATATTTTGGGAAGATTGATATTAAGAAAGCTATTGTGAAAAGTAATAAGCATGATGAGGAAAGTACAGTGTACTCTTAACTTACAGCAGCAGGACTTAACATAGTTTAGAGACTCAAGAAAGGCTTCACTAAGGAACTGACATCTAAGCGAaacctgaagaagggatagaatCTGGTCAGATGAGAGTATAAGTGTAAGCAGAGGCAGGAAGGGCAGGAGTAGACACAAGAATGGTgcaggcaaaggaaacaatactTGCTAGGCTAGAGGACAAGGCAAGACAGAGCAGTCTCTTTAAGTTCCATATTCTAGTGCTGGCAGTGGCACAGCAGTCTGTTTAAGACCAACTCtcagtggagaaaaaaaatcatcaactGAACAATACAAAAAGCAACAATTTAAAGGCACCAGAGaatgaccaaaagaaaaagaaaccagagaggCCTGAGCGCTAAAaaactggaatttttaaaaattgtggacaTGTATTTAATATTCCCCTCAAATACACAGCCCTGTGTGTATAGTTCTGGGATAGCTAGAACTCAAGTCAAATGCTGAAGTTTTACCAGCTTGAGGTGAGTGACATGGGAGTTCTGGCTTAGAAGAGCAACTGGAAATTAAGGGGGAAAATCGCCCAAAAGAGAACCACAGAAGGTGGAGGCTGAAAATCTGGACATAAATGCCCTCAAATTTTTAACTGACTCTAAAATAGACATCCacaggaaaaaatacaaagagcctgagCTGAAAGAGCTGGAGTGATATCAGCTGCCCACTGTAATGGAGACTATGTTTGGAATCTGACTCCCATCAGGTTAAGGGATTCTGAGTAAACACCTTAAACTTTCCATTGTCTTAGGAGTAAAGCTTATATCCCAGGACTAAGAGATTTACCGTGAGTTAAAGGCCACTAACACAGGCTCATCCTAACACTGTAAAACCAAGCCTCCACAAAGTCGAGATCTGCCAGTAATTTAACTCCCTGCTAAAATAAAACCCAACATTCTTCAGAGGAAGATAACAGAATCTAGTCTTTACTATGTATCATTTACACAGCTGTACAATgtccagaaattttttttaaatgtccaggcttctgacaaaacaaaaaatgtgacCTATAGTcaagaggaaaacaaatcaaCCCGTCAATGGTACAGATGTTGGAATTGGCAGACAAGGGttttataactattttaaatatattcaaggataaaaagagaaagatggtAATGGCCATGGAATctcaacaaaaaaaaggaaaactgtaataaatataaaaattcctAGAATGGAAGTTTATGGAACTGAAAAGTAGAATATTTGAAATGAAGAATTCACCAAATAGGCTCACCAGCATATGTATAtgataaaataaaagcaagtgaACATGGAGACATCTATAGAAATTATTGAGTCTGAGGAACATAAGAGGAAAACAGCCTGGGGATTAAAAATACAACCTTGGTAACCTACAGGATAATATCAAGTGGCCTAACATACATGTAATTGGAGTCTCAGGAGAGCTAATCTTGTTACCTCTTTTAGTTATCAGGGTCTGATCTTCTGTACGAAGAGGGTTGCTCTTTTCCCACTGTATGTACTTCTTCCACATATCCACCTGCTGAGCTTCTTGAGGAGTATTCTGAGGAGGCACTGAAGGAGCATTGCGGTCCAAACCTTTCATTACTGTCTCATATTCCTAGACAATAAGCATTTAGAATTCTGCGGTAAGCTAAAGAACAACTCATATATGGAATGGAGTTGATCAGTTTGGAATATTTTGTTCAAAatgccttccccccccccccaaatactACTTTGTTAATATAACCTAAAAACTATTTAAGAGCAGGGAGAAAGATAAAAGATTAATTACCCAGGAACAGATTCCCAGGACGAGGTGAACAGAACAGCCCTGGGCCCTCTCTGTAGATGATCTAAAAAGTCATTCTCAGGACAAAGAGGTTGACAGATCAACGTGACTAATGATCTGGTGGCATCATTACTGCCATCTCTGgagaaactttcttttaaaacttcaatAGTTCATAGTATTAGGCTATTTTCCCTAACTTCTAACAGTTTCACTGAGTGGAAAGGAATGTACACAAGACAAAACTCTGTCCCTGAGAGTGATATCATTAGACCAGACAGTAGTACAGTATTCAGGTATGTATGAGCAGATAAGAGGGATGGATAAAACCTGCAGATCAATTCTATGTAGAACTTTGTCTCTACAACCTCTGTTTCTCtatcttaaaaaatgatttcttccAAACTTGACttcttctattttatcttttcacGAGTCTGTAAAGAGGTATTTCACTTCAAATATCAAATACATCATCTGTTCAGACAATGTAATTAACTGTTATTAGTTAAGATTGCCAATGATTGAAAATATTGAGTAATACCAGATGGGAAAAGCTCCTGTGTAAATAACATACTCATAACAAACATCACAGTAAATGGCCTGATGGAATTCCGTACCTTTGCTACCCGCCTAGCATTCATGTAATCTCTACTCCGATCTTCAATCATCTTTTTAGCTAAATGAATATTGATaccctaagggaaaaaaaaagaaaatgtacattattttaaaattaagtatattttaatattaggATAATACAGTTTATTCATTTGCTAAAtaactttaaattatttaagagGTTTTTTGGTTAGTAAAATAAAGGTTTGATCATTTTATATGCTTAAGAAATCAAGGAGGACCTGCCTTTATGTTATGAGATGGCAGTAAGCGTCAAAGATAGGGAATGATTTGGAAAGGGTCaattatttcacataaaattttaCTAATAAAGAATGATGTACAGATTCAGCTGGGTAAATAGCCATGGCTTAGTTCTAAAAGCCTTTTTCTAACTAGGTTTGCATAACTTCATTCATGCCTAGTAGTTCTCAAAGAGTAGTCCAAAGATTCCTATTCCCCAAGACCCTTTCAGAGGGTCCATAAGATCAAAACAATTTTCATATATCACTGAGACATGATTTGCCCCTCTCACAAATATACAGTTGAGTTTTTCAGAAGCTATATGACATTCAATATCATACCAGATGGAATGTAGAAGCAGATATGAAAATCTGTCCTCTACTAAGCTAAGATACCAAAGAGATTTGCAAAActatgaaataatgccactttttTCACtgagttttttcttattttgggaAATACAGTTTAATAGCATTTATGTTAAAATATAAGGAGTCTGCTACACAATaaaggagacactggttcgattcctgatccaggaagatcccacattcctcaaAGCAATTAAACCCGTGTGctacaactattaagcctgtgctctagagctggggggctgcaacttctgagcccactcGCCCTTGAGCCTgggctctgccacaagagaagtcactgcagtaagaagcctgagagtagcctctgctcgctgcaactagagaaaagcctatgcagtgacaaagacacagcacagccaaaaataaatgaaaaaaaaactaataaatcaCGTGCTTATGAAACAACGATGTTGGACCACAGTCCCATCTCACAACTGCCAAGGCAATAATCACATCACTGTAACCAGGTGAAAGAGGTGCACTGCAACTCATCACTACGACTAGAAAAGTAACTCTGAAAAGGAACTCTTTCGAGTAAGAGATCAGAGgcagtatgtatgtgtataactgtgAGGATATAGTTTAGCACTGAATAAAAATGGTTTTGTAAGAATTATAATTCTCCTACAGTATTCTCTAAAAAACAACAGTAATATGAGACTCTCAAAACATTAGGAATGGTCCTTTCATTACAATCAACATGAAAAGAAACGTATGTAGCACTGATACCCAGGTACCTAATATTAGAAAGGCTATAAACTCAcaatacatgaaaattaaaatcactttGTCATAATAATAAACTACTCTGTCCTAATTTACCTCTTCATATTTGTTATAGTCTCTCCACAATTGTTCAATATTGATCATTGGATTAACACAACCTCGTTGATAAACTCTTCGAACAGCTGTTATTCTCTGATTTTCTGCATAAGATCCAACAGCTTCCCTGGTATTGGATGAGAAATGCCATCAATTATATTATAGCTAAATCAGTGttcacacagaaaataaaactatgtaaATACTTACACGCCTTTTAAGAAGTTGATGTAATCCACCCAaatctaagaaataaaagaaaatgttagtatTTTTCTTAGTACTTTCAAATTTATTAAGTGTATGTATTAGAAAATTTTAACTCTACCTGGTAAGACATAATTTCCATTCCAATTTTATCCAGTGCAAAGTCATATGCTTGAGCCATCTTTTCTCTGAAATGTGAAAGATGTTTTTTAGAAAACCTGTTATTAAAATGTATCTATAACTAAAACATAATCATAAGTTCCATTCATAGGATCAGAACAACATTTAAATCttttatataaacaaaatgtaatgACATCTTTGCAAGTATACAGTGTTCTTTTGTGTTTAGCTTGTTAATGTCATTAATTTATATACTTTGTTTCTTTTACCTACTACTTGTAAGCTTATCAAAGATAGGGGCcatgttttatataatattataaccTTCCAACTGACTGATCTTATATGTAGAAGGTTCAAATAGGGAAATATCTGATTCATTGATTAAGGAGGTAAGTTATGGCTGAAGGTCTATTAGCTCTGAAGTAAAATTCAGGGAGAAAGAACGTGTTCAATATAAGACTaagaataaggaagaaaagaaaacaaagaattctgGTTCTAGAAATAATTTGCCTATTTGTTATACACAAAAAAAGCTTTTGAGAAGGTCCATTATTTATATTCAACAAAGATAGATAGGTGAGGGTATGTCCTAGTGAGGAGGTCAATTAAACAATATCATTGTCAAAAGTGCCTTCGAATAGTTAAATAGCACATTACAAATGTAACCTGCCAAGAGTGGTGCCATGACAATAAGATGCCTTTTATTAAGTTTGACAACAAGCCTGTGAACAAATTGATCTGGAGCTGCAAAAGTACAGTGTTTCAATATAGAAGAGGGGCTTGGATGACTCAACTCTCCAGAATAAATCTAATGCCAGTGATTTTCTTTAAAGCGGTTTTCCCCATGGTTTACTAACTTCTCAGAGAATCCTGATTTTTCAAATCCTTAAATTTCTTCATCCTCTGGAGTTAAGAGTTGCGAGAGGAGATGAATAAATTAGGACATGACTTGCATTCTTAAGATCCTGATTTAACTTACTTGTAACTTGGTAGTTTACCCTTGGTTTCTCGGACATACGAAAGATAACACTTCCATAAATCAATGTGCAAAACCTTCATAAGGCATCTCTGAAATAGCTGTAAATACGGTAAAATATGAGAAACCACAGTTAAATTTCCCGTGTACACAGTTGAAATGAAACATTAAAGAAACAAATTCAGCTCCTTTCATTAATTTAGCTTCCTACAAATAAATGACGAATAACAACTCCCTCTATTTTGTTTAGATAATCAAAATAATTCTCATAATTTTGATCAGGAGAATATAATTACTTTCCTTTCCAAAATtttattatgaacattttcaaGCACACAAAAGGGTTGAATAAGTACAATGAACTCCTATATAATAactttgctgttattgttgttgtttagttgctaagtcaagtccagctccacggactgtagcctgccaggctcctctgttcatgggatttcccaggcaagatgactggagtgggttgccatttccttctccaggggatcgtcccgacacagggactgaacttacatctcttccatctcctgtactggcagacagattctctaccactgagccacctcgcaAGCCCATATAATCACTAGCTAGATTCagcaattattaacattttacagTATTTGCCTCACAAATGTTAAATCCTAAATTAAACTTCAGCATAAAATTCAAAGTGTATTTAAGAGGACTCACCTTTTCTACCTTGTCATAATTTTTAGCTTTAAtctgcagagaaaaagaaaaaaaatatagaattaaCACTATTCTTTTTAGAGTCTTAAAACACTATCTCTGAGTGTTTTGATTACACTTGTAAATTCATTTCTATACTCTCCTATTAATTCTgcctttcaaaaataaataatagaagtcTGAATCCAACATGGATAACGTGCATTGTAAATAtgccttaaataaataaattctatatgTAAAAAATGTCATACATTCAATATGTTGAAATTTTGTGAActaaaaattttgtaaaacagtcacaagatgaataaagaaatacaaacaagGCATATTTGAATAGAGCTTTGAATAGATCTACTAAAGACAAAACTTTACTTTCCCTGAAGAACTACTACTAAAACATTCTTAGTAGGGTAGCAAAAAAGATTTGCTAATTTTGACCACACAaattttaatcactcagtcaaCCTGCTATACTGGGGATACCACAGTGAACAAAACATGCATAGCCTGTCTATGTCCTCAGAGAGCTTACAATTTTACAGGGGAAACAAGTGCCAAGGTGAGGGAACTACAGGGTGCTATGGGGGCATTTAAGAGGAGAATAAACTCAGGCTTAGGGGACTGCAAAAGATTTTCTAGAAGTTAAGATATTAGGAATGAGGTGTtaggtcagaatggctatcatgaaaaagtctacaaataataaatgctggagagcatatggagaaaagggaagcctcctacactgttggtgggaatgtaaattggtacagccactatgcagaacagtatggaggtcccttaaaaaactaaaaatagagctaccatatgatctagcaatcatAATCTTGGGCATATACTTGGAAagaatgaaaactctaatttgaaaagatgcatacaCCCTAATactcacagcagcactattaacagccaagatatgaaagcaacccaagtgccgATCAACAAATGACTGGCTTGAGAAGGTAGGGTGTGTGTGCGTATGTACACAcagacatatgtacacacacacacagacatatgtacacacacacacagacatatgtacacacacacacacacacagatacatacacacgCTGGAATATTACTTAGGCATGAAAAGAATGAAccattgccatttgcagcaacatggatagacctagagaatattatactaagtgaagtcagtcagacaaagaTGAATATTATGTCACTGATATGTagcatctaaaaaaataatacaaatgaaatctatacacaaaacagaaacagagatatagaaaataaacttatgattaccaaaggggaaagggaagagaagatgaataaattaggagtatgggattaacaagctactatacataaaacagataagcaacagggatttactgtatagcacagggaactatactcaatatcttacaata comes from Cervus elaphus chromosome 1, mCerEla1.1, whole genome shotgun sequence and encodes:
- the CSTF3 gene encoding cleavage stimulation factor subunit 3; the protein is MSGDGATEQAAEYVPEKVKKAEKKLEENPYDLDAWSILIREAQNQPIDKARKTYERLVAQFPSSGRFWKLYIEAEIKAKNYDKVEKLFQRCLMKVLHIDLWKCYLSYVRETKGKLPSYKEKMAQAYDFALDKIGMEIMSYQIWVDYINFLKGVEAVGSYAENQRITAVRRVYQRGCVNPMINIEQLWRDYNKYEEGINIHLAKKMIEDRSRDYMNARRVAKEYETVMKGLDRNAPSVPPQNTPQEAQQVDMWKKYIQWEKSNPLRTEDQTLITKRVMFAYEQCLLVLGHHPDIWYEAAQYLEQSSKLLAEKGDMNNAKLFSDEAANIYERAISTLLKKNMLLYFAYADYEESRMKYEKVHSIYNRLLAIEDIDPTLVYIQYMKFARRAEGIKSGRMIFKKAREDTRTRHHVYVTAALMEYYCSKDKSVAFKIFELGLKKYGDIPEYVLAYIDYLSHLNEDNNTRVLFERVLTSGSLPPEKSGEIWARFLAFESNIGDLASILKVEKRRFTAFKEEYEGKETALLVDRYKFMDLYPCSASELKALGYKDVSRAKLAAIIPDPVVAPSIVPVLKDEVDRKPEYPKPDTQQMIPFQPRHLAPPGLHPVPGGVFPVPPAAVVLMKLLPPPICFQGPFVQVDELMEIFRRCKIPNTVEEAVRIITGGAPELAVEGNGPVESNAVLTKAVKRPNEDSDEDEEKGAVVPPVHDIYRARQQKRIR